The proteins below are encoded in one region of Pectinophora gossypiella chromosome 26, ilPecGoss1.1, whole genome shotgun sequence:
- the LOC126378530 gene encoding coatomer subunit zeta-1 isoform X1, with amino-acid sequence MVHTTMEESLFEPTLYIVKGMCILDNDGNRILAKYYDKNVLPTTKEQKAFEKNLFNKTHRANAEIIMLEGLTCVYKSNVDLFFYVMGSSHENELILQSVLQALYESVSILLRRNVERRVLLDNLDAVMLAFDEICDGGVILDSDPTSIVGRAALRTEDVPLGEQTVAQVLQSAKEQLKWSLLK; translated from the exons atgGTCCATACTACGATGGAAGAATCACTATTT GAACCGACTCTGTACATCGTGAAGGGCATGTGTATCCTGGACAACGATGGTAACCGTATCCTGGCCAAGTACTACGACAAGAACGTCCTGCCCACCACCAAGGAACAGAAGGCTTTCGAGAAGAATCTCTTCAATAAGACACACAG AGCAAATGCAGAGATCATAATGCTGGAAGGTCTAACATGCGTATACAAGAGCAACGTGGATCTATTTTTCTATGTTATGGGCAGCTCACATGAAAATGAG CTGATACTCCAGTCGGTGCTGCAAGCCCTGTACGAGTCAGTCAGCATCCTGCTGCGGAGGAACGTGGAGCGACGTGTGTTGCTGGACAACTTGGACGCTGTCATGCTGGCCTTCGACGAGATCTGCGACGGAGG GGTAATCTTGGATTCGGATCCCACGTCTATAGTGGGTCGGGCAGCGCTGCGAACAGAGGACGTGCCCCTGGGGGAGCAGACAGTAGCCCAG
- the LOC126378530 gene encoding coatomer subunit zeta-1 isoform X2 gives MVHTTMEESLFEPTLYIVKGMCILDNDGNRILAKYYDKNVLPTTKEQKAFEKNLFNKTHRANAEIIMLEGLTCVYKSNVDLFFYVMGSSHENELILQSVLQALYESVSILLRRNVERRVLLDNLDAVMLAFDEICDGGVILDSDPTSIVGRAALRTEDVPLGEQTVAQILYNIMNSNY, from the exons atgGTCCATACTACGATGGAAGAATCACTATTT GAACCGACTCTGTACATCGTGAAGGGCATGTGTATCCTGGACAACGATGGTAACCGTATCCTGGCCAAGTACTACGACAAGAACGTCCTGCCCACCACCAAGGAACAGAAGGCTTTCGAGAAGAATCTCTTCAATAAGACACACAG AGCAAATGCAGAGATCATAATGCTGGAAGGTCTAACATGCGTATACAAGAGCAACGTGGATCTATTTTTCTATGTTATGGGCAGCTCACATGAAAATGAG CTGATACTCCAGTCGGTGCTGCAAGCCCTGTACGAGTCAGTCAGCATCCTGCTGCGGAGGAACGTGGAGCGACGTGTGTTGCTGGACAACTTGGACGCTGTCATGCTGGCCTTCGACGAGATCTGCGACGGAGG GGTAATCTTGGATTCGGATCCCACGTCTATAGTGGGTCGGGCAGCGCTGCGAACAGAGGACGTGCCCCTGGGGGAGCAGACAGTAGCCCAG